One genomic window of Arachis hypogaea cultivar Tifrunner chromosome 8, arahy.Tifrunner.gnm2.J5K5, whole genome shotgun sequence includes the following:
- the LOC112705393 gene encoding uncharacterized protein: MCHKEPSAVVHFETMPAYQGDDLVTDIRVLHRIFWSYYPCIIAFRHCKPVLQVDGTHLYGKYKGCLLVAVSQDGNNNIVPIAFAIVEGETSDAWHFFLSNLRQHVVTRDGVGLISDRHESINSAVERSNGAWSPPRAFHMFCIRHIESNFLRKFKVPYVQKLVVNIGYSRTVREYEVRYQRLRERGEAYTDWLNRIPRKQYALAFDGGYRWGHMTTNLVECINSVLKGARNLPVIALVKATFYRLNELFTQKRAEVEARINAGHVFSDVVTSKLHANQLASGNIQVICFDRQNEVFEVREMPSGLEFAVDLRGLRCDCGEFQVDRIPYRHVFACCANQRLDWQVYVHDVYKMDQVRRVYRARFRPLGNPTTWPSYNEPRFIPNPFLRRVGKGRPKITRFLNEMDTRMLRRPRRCTICGAEGHSRGRCHQQGGANANRDH; this comes from the exons ATGTGTCACAAAGAGCCGTCAGCTGTTGTtcattttgagactatgcctgcataCCAAGGCGATGACTTGGTGACTGATATTCGGGTATTGCATCGTATCttttggagttattacccctgCATTATAGCTTTCAGACATTGTAAGCCAGTTCTCCAGGTGGATGGGACTCACTTGTACGGAAAGTACAAGGGTTGTCTACTAGTGGCGGTGTCACAGGATGGTAACAACAATATCGTACCAATTGCGTTTGCAattgtggagggagagacttcAGATGCGTGGCACTTTTTTCTGAGTAACCTTCGTCAGCATGTTGTCACTCGGGATGGTGTGGGACTGATTTCCGACCGTCACGAATCCATAAATTCAGCTGTGGAAAGGAGTAACGGGGCTTGGTCACCTCCGAGAGCCTTTCATatgttttgcatcaggcatatagagtcgAATTTTCTGAGAAAATTCAAGGTGCCGTACGTACAGAAACTGGTCGTCAACATAG GATATTCGAGGACGGTGCGGGAGTACGAGGTGCGTTACCAACGTTTACGAGAACGGGGGGAGGCCTACACTGACTGGTTAAACCGAATCCCCCGGAAACAGTACGCGTTGGCATTTGATGGTGGATATCGATGGGGTCATATGACGACAAATCTAGTGGAATGCATCAATTCAGTCTTGAAGGGCGCACGCAATCTCCCCGTGATTGCCCTTGTGAAGGCAACATTCTACAGGTTGAACGAGTTGTTTACCCAAAAAAGAGCGGAGGTGGAAGCCCGTATTAATGCTGGCCATGTGTTTTCTGATGTCGTGACCTCGAAGTTGCATGCAAACCAACTTGCATCAGGAAACATTCAGGTTATTTGCTTTGACCGGCAGAACGAGGTCTTTGAGGTGCGTGAGATGCCGAGTGGACTGGAGTTTGCAGTGGACCTACGTGGCCTCCGATGTGACTGTGGTGAGTTTCAGGTGGACCGGATCCCCTATCGACATGTGTTTGCATGTTGTGCCAACCAGCGACTGGATTGGCAAGTGTATGTTCATGATGTGTATAAGATGGACCAAGTTCGGCGGGTGTACCGAGCAAGGTTTAGGCCACTAGGTAACCCCACTACATGGCCTTCTTACAACGAACCTCGATTCATCCCAAATCCGTTCCTGAGACGCGTCGGGAAAGGTCGGCCAAAAATTACGcgcttcttgaatgagatggacacgcGAATGTTACGTCGGCCTAGGCGATGTACGATATGTGGAGCTGAGGGACACAGCCGTGGCAGATGCCATCAGCAGGGTGGTGCAAATGCCAACAGAGATCATTAG